A genomic window from Ignavibacteria bacterium includes:
- a CDS encoding lycopene cyclase domain-containing protein, whose product MHSEYFLVLAVSIAAPLVLSFSKKMDFYRYPSRLIFAILIPFIIFTLWDSFVTARGHWSFNPLYTVGFKILGLPIEEILFFIVIPFCGLFTWESVKYFTRNMKSEDK is encoded by the coding sequence TTGCATTCTGAATATTTTTTGGTTCTCGCCGTAAGTATTGCTGCTCCGCTGGTACTCAGCTTCAGCAAAAAAATGGATTTTTATAGATATCCATCCCGGCTTATATTCGCAATACTGATACCGTTTATAATCTTTACCTTATGGGATAGTTTTGTTACAGCACGCGGCCACTGGAGCTTCAATCCCTTGTATACAGTTGGCTTCAAAATTTTAGGTCTGCCTATTGAAGAGATCCTTTTCTTTATAGTCATACCTTTTTGCGGACTCTTTACCTGGGAGAGCGTTAAGTACTTTACCCGTAATATGAAATCGGAGGATAAATGA
- a CDS encoding lycopene cyclase domain-containing protein: MKEYTILAFVSVVVAVFFDFFLRTKLLVNKKFWIFWCVMFVLIFIVNGYLTWRPIVQYGEGFYLGIRLFTIPIEDFIYGFSLLTMNISLWEFFSRKLKK, from the coding sequence ATGAAGGAATACACAATTCTTGCGTTTGTATCCGTAGTAGTGGCTGTGTTTTTTGATTTTTTTTTACGAACCAAACTTCTTGTAAATAAAAAGTTCTGGATTTTTTGGTGCGTAATGTTTGTTCTGATATTTATTGTGAACGGTTATTTGACCTGGAGACCCATTGTTCAGTATGGCGAGGGATTCTATCTTGGTATAAGGCTGTTCACAATCCCGATAGAAGATTTTATTTACGGTTTTTCACTTTTAACCATGAACATTTCTTTATGGGAATTCTTTTCCCGTAAACTAAAAAAATAA
- a CDS encoding squalene/phytoene synthase family protein produces the protein MKEILHSVDSITPMSCTFDECRDYTRNFAKSFYFSSFLLPKEKRAAAYAVYTFCRYADNIVDGGIMASTENIREKFNELNSFLDDVYNIPGEAIETGNISSILPAHINRSAFAETVIKYKIPRKYFNDLIEGVCMDTEHKRYKTFAELENYCYKVASVVGLIMTEIFGYTHKAALPYAVYLGKAMQLTNILRDIKEDYQMGRIYIPEEELKCFEYSEEDIASGSMNENFAMMMRFNIDRARAYYELSTHGFPYLTNDGSRTTVVLMYKIYSRILSEIEAYGYDIYSGRRFVSTAEKLKLTGLYLLNRSERRKYSKLPDSKHHERLRSLYPNMNFDM, from the coding sequence ATGAAGGAAATATTACACTCTGTTGATTCCATAACACCGATGAGCTGCACTTTTGATGAGTGCAGAGATTACACGCGCAATTTTGCCAAGAGTTTTTACTTTTCATCATTTCTGCTCCCTAAGGAAAAACGCGCTGCTGCATATGCAGTTTATACCTTCTGCCGTTATGCAGATAATATTGTGGATGGCGGAATTATGGCTTCGACAGAAAACATTCGTGAAAAATTCAATGAGCTTAATTCATTTCTTGATGATGTTTACAATATCCCGGGTGAAGCAATAGAAACCGGAAATATAAGCAGTATTCTTCCGGCGCATATTAACCGTTCTGCTTTTGCCGAAACCGTTATCAAATATAAAATACCGCGAAAATATTTCAATGATCTCATCGAAGGTGTTTGCATGGATACTGAACATAAACGGTACAAAACCTTTGCTGAACTTGAAAATTACTGTTACAAGGTTGCTTCTGTTGTAGGGCTAATTATGACTGAAATATTCGGGTACACTCATAAAGCAGCTCTCCCGTATGCTGTTTACCTGGGCAAAGCAATGCAGTTAACCAACATTCTGAGGGATATAAAAGAAGATTACCAGATGGGCAGGATTTACATTCCGGAAGAAGAATTGAAATGTTTTGAATATTCAGAAGAGGATATTGCATCAGGCAGTATGAACGAAAATTTTGCCATGATGATGCGCTTTAATATTGATAGAGCCCGGGCATATTACGAGCTTTCAACACACGGCTTTCCGTATCTTACCAATGACGGTTCCCGCACAACAGTTGTTTTGATGTATAAAATTTATTCCCGCATACTCAGTGAGATCGAAGCATACGGATATGATATTTATTCAGGCAGAAGATTTGTAAGCACTGCTGAAAAGCTTAAGCTGACAGGCTTGTATTTATTAAACAGAAGCGAAAGAAGAAAATACTCCAAGCTGCCGGATTCAAAGCATCATGAGCGCCTTCGTTCACTGTATCCCAACATGAATTTTGATATGTAA
- a CDS encoding phytoene desaturase, producing MKKKIIVIGSGFGGLGAAIRLAAKGYDVEIFEKRDKPGGRAYVYEKNGFKFDGGPTVITAPFLFDELFALAGKKKEDYFTLKPLDPFYRIFNHKKEFFDYNSDTEFTLSQIEKFSPEDKQGYLDFIKTTKAIFQKGFVELADKPFNTFGDMMKIVPDMIKLQSHKTVYQYASKFIKNEFLRECFSFHPLLVGGNPFDTTSIYALIHYLEREWGIHYAMGGTGTVVNGLVRFFLELGGKIHYNIDVKEITVKDKKVTGIMLEDNTFIPADAVVSNADVAYTYRNMIGKQYRSKYSDRKIENMRYSMSLFVIYFGTKKRYNNGSIAHHNIILGPRYKELLNDIFKRKILAEDFSLYLHMPTITDSSIAPDGCEGFYVLSPVPHQGSGIDWSTEAKPYRDKIMRFLQESYLPELEENIIAEHYIDPLHFEGTLNSYLGSAFSVEPIFTQSAWFRPHNRSEDFENLYFAGAGTHPGAGLPGVLSSAKIVEKLID from the coding sequence TTGAAGAAAAAAATTATTGTTATCGGCAGCGGGTTTGGCGGACTGGGCGCAGCTATACGCCTGGCAGCCAAAGGCTATGATGTGGAAATTTTTGAAAAACGCGATAAACCCGGGGGCAGGGCTTACGTCTATGAAAAAAACGGCTTTAAATTTGATGGCGGCCCAACTGTTATTACTGCCCCTTTTTTATTTGATGAGCTCTTTGCACTGGCAGGTAAGAAAAAAGAGGACTACTTTACTCTAAAGCCGCTTGATCCGTTCTACAGGATCTTTAATCATAAAAAAGAATTTTTCGATTATAATTCAGATACGGAATTTACTTTAAGCCAGATAGAAAAATTCAGTCCCGAAGATAAACAGGGATATCTTGATTTCATCAAAACAACAAAGGCTATTTTCCAGAAAGGATTTGTAGAGCTGGCTGATAAGCCCTTCAATACTTTTGGCGATATGATGAAAATTGTGCCTGATATGATCAAGCTGCAGTCACACAAAACAGTGTATCAATACGCATCAAAATTCATTAAAAATGAATTTCTGCGCGAGTGTTTTTCCTTCCACCCATTATTGGTGGGCGGCAACCCATTTGATACAACTTCTATTTATGCGCTTATTCATTACCTTGAGCGTGAATGGGGCATACATTACGCTATGGGCGGGACGGGTACGGTCGTAAATGGGCTTGTAAGATTTTTCCTGGAGCTTGGAGGAAAAATTCATTACAATATTGATGTAAAGGAAATAACAGTAAAAGATAAAAAAGTTACGGGTATAATGCTTGAAGATAATACTTTTATTCCCGCAGATGCTGTGGTTTCTAATGCAGATGTTGCCTATACCTACCGTAATATGATAGGTAAACAATACCGCAGTAAATATTCTGACCGTAAAATTGAAAATATGCGATATAGCATGTCGCTTTTTGTTATATATTTCGGTACAAAAAAACGCTACAATAACGGCAGTATTGCGCACCATAATATAATACTGGGTCCTCGCTATAAAGAGCTGCTGAATGATATATTTAAACGTAAGATTTTAGCTGAAGATTTTTCATTATATTTGCACATGCCAACCATAACGGATAGCTCAATTGCTCCCGATGGCTGCGAAGGTTTTTATGTATTATCGCCTGTTCCGCACCAGGGTTCAGGGATTGACTGGAGTACTGAAGCAAAACCGTACCGTGATAAAATTATGCGGTTCCTTCAGGAGTCATACCTGCCTGAGCTGGAAGAAAATATAATAGCTGAACATTATATTGATCCGCTTCATTTTGAAGGTACCCTGAACAGTTATCTTGGTTCAGCATTTTCAGTGGAACCGATCTTCACTCAGTCAGCCTGGTTCCGTCCGCATAACCGCTCTGAAGATTTTGAGAACCTGTATTTTGCCGGCGCGGGTACTCATCCCGGTGCAGGATTGCCCGGTGTGCTTTCATCGGCAAAAATTGTTGAAAAGCTTATTGATTGA